The Stieleria sp. JC731 genome has a segment encoding these proteins:
- a CDS encoding two-component system sensor histidine kinase NtrB translates to MFENQSPFASRIWPWAIGALALLSLIGLVVTSWIWADFGREQEIVGKITKHLPNSDLPDAKELAGELRLQSRLTALLILNLLGSAITLGLLVRSYLVNMTQLRSVQVLATDILASLDQSVITVDCEGKILSVNPCGKTLLGMDTLEPDSTLAQLPKPYRALDDLRMETLRSQTPIRDHEYVFETKNQTRFLRTGCNLLHDHQGNQIGVVIHILDVSEKALIERRLRRMERYMGLGSLAAGLQHEIKNPLAALSLHVQLLAEALEDDGDEESIQESLEVLRAEVRRVTNVLESFREYASVAELHRIDADLVDLLHKLVRLTDPQAKAKGIQLKTIARPSSSQPDSLHAPIDSDRIEQVLLNLILNSFTAMADGGKVVLEVDDLSDWVAIRVIDEGCGIPKDLQDKVFDPYFTTRSDGTGMGLAISEKIVRQHGGRLEFETGIAGTTFSVLLPKSERALVCEEGPPLG, encoded by the coding sequence ATGTTTGAGAACCAATCTCCATTCGCGTCTCGGATTTGGCCATGGGCAATCGGCGCGTTGGCCCTTCTCAGTTTGATTGGATTGGTAGTCACCAGTTGGATTTGGGCGGACTTTGGTCGCGAGCAGGAAATTGTCGGCAAGATCACAAAGCATCTCCCCAACAGCGATCTTCCAGACGCGAAAGAGCTGGCCGGTGAACTTCGGCTTCAATCGCGATTGACCGCACTGTTGATTTTAAATCTGCTCGGGTCGGCAATCACATTGGGACTATTGGTCCGATCTTACCTCGTCAACATGACGCAGCTTCGCAGCGTGCAGGTCCTCGCAACTGACATTCTTGCGAGCTTGGATCAATCGGTGATTACGGTTGACTGCGAAGGCAAAATTCTAAGCGTCAATCCATGCGGCAAAACGCTTTTGGGGATGGATACGCTTGAGCCCGACTCCACGCTCGCGCAGCTTCCTAAACCCTATCGTGCCCTTGACGATCTGAGAATGGAAACGCTTCGCAGCCAAACACCGATTCGCGATCATGAGTACGTCTTCGAAACCAAAAACCAAACTCGATTCCTGCGAACAGGCTGCAACCTGTTGCATGATCACCAGGGCAATCAAATCGGAGTTGTCATCCATATCCTCGACGTTTCGGAAAAGGCGTTGATCGAGCGGCGATTGCGTCGCATGGAACGATACATGGGTCTTGGATCCTTGGCCGCTGGGCTTCAACATGAAATTAAGAATCCGCTTGCAGCCTTGTCACTCCACGTTCAACTGCTAGCCGAAGCCTTGGAAGATGATGGAGACGAAGAATCGATCCAAGAGAGCTTAGAGGTCCTCCGCGCGGAAGTTCGCCGCGTAACCAATGTTCTGGAAAGCTTCCGCGAATACGCTTCGGTCGCCGAGCTTCACCGGATCGATGCCGATCTCGTGGACCTGCTGCACAAACTGGTGCGTCTGACCGACCCACAGGCGAAGGCCAAAGGCATTCAGTTGAAAACCATTGCGAGGCCAAGTTCTTCGCAGCCCGATTCACTGCATGCTCCAATTGATTCGGATCGGATCGAGCAGGTACTTCTGAACCTGATCCTGAACTCGTTCACCGCGATGGCAGATGGTGGCAAAGTCGTTCTGGAAGTCGACGACCTGTCCGATTGGGTCGCGATCCGGGTCATCGACGAAGGCTGCGGAATCCCCAAAGACCTTCAAGACAAAGTCTTCGATCCTTATTTCACCACCCGCAGCGATGGCACCGGAATGGGACTTGCCATTTCCGAGAAGATCGTTCGCCAACACGGGGGGCGACTGGAATTCGAAACCGGCATTGCGGGGACCACCTTTAGCGTCCTGCTACCCAAATCAGAACGGGCGTTGGTTTGCGAAGAAGGACCGCCGTTGGGATAA
- a CDS encoding putative zinc-binding metallopeptidase has protein sequence MRTFQCGCGADLFFHSAHCISCGRMVSRCASCQTVTSVDQNTGTCDSCSTKLEPCKNRVDHEVCNGTVLNESNETHCRYCTLNRVIPDLSLEGNLEKWRLAERAKQRVLFDIDRIGLPIDDDDTLPLVFEFKTAEKEPVSTGHADGVITLDLAEADSVHRERTRVQFGEPHRTLVGHFRHELGHYFWQKCVLPGRIELFRELFGDERNPSYAEARDQYYNQRAPANWQQAYVSEYATMHPWEDFAETFNAYLDMIAIARTFGHFQKGGYAINEENFDFLITDYRNIGIMANELNRDMGLLDLVPEVFTPPVIEKMRFIHEMARRQTEPSGSPAKKARVAV, from the coding sequence ATGAGAACGTTCCAGTGTGGATGTGGAGCCGATCTATTCTTTCATAGCGCCCACTGCATTAGCTGCGGCCGGATGGTAAGCCGCTGCGCAAGTTGTCAGACCGTCACCTCCGTCGACCAGAACACCGGTACCTGCGACAGTTGTTCGACAAAGCTGGAGCCGTGCAAAAACCGAGTTGACCATGAGGTTTGCAACGGAACCGTTTTGAACGAATCGAACGAAACGCATTGTCGTTATTGCACCCTGAATCGTGTGATTCCCGACCTATCGCTCGAAGGAAACCTAGAAAAGTGGCGTTTGGCGGAGCGAGCCAAACAGCGGGTCCTATTCGATATCGATCGAATCGGATTGCCGATTGATGACGACGACACGCTGCCCTTGGTCTTCGAGTTTAAAACCGCCGAGAAGGAACCGGTTTCGACAGGTCATGCAGATGGCGTCATCACGTTGGACCTAGCCGAGGCGGACAGTGTGCATCGCGAACGGACCCGGGTTCAGTTCGGCGAACCGCATCGGACTTTGGTCGGCCATTTCCGTCATGAATTGGGACATTACTTCTGGCAAAAGTGCGTGCTGCCGGGGCGGATCGAACTTTTCCGAGAGCTGTTTGGCGACGAGCGAAATCCGAGCTACGCCGAAGCGCGAGATCAATATTACAACCAACGGGCACCGGCGAATTGGCAGCAGGCCTACGTCAGCGAATACGCGACAATGCACCCTTGGGAAGACTTCGCAGAAACCTTCAATGCCTATCTCGACATGATCGCGATCGCACGAACGTTCGGTCACTTCCAGAAGGGTGGCTACGCGATCAATGAAGAAAACTTTGACTTCTTGATCACCGATTATCGAAACATCGGCATCATGGCGAACGAGCTAAACCGGGACATGGGACTGTTGGACCTCGTTCCCGAGGTATTCACGCCGCCGGTTATTGAAAAGATGCGTTTCATCCACGAGATGGCACGGCGTCAAACCGAACCATCCGGCAGTCCGGCAAAGAAGGCTCGTGTCGCGGTCTAA
- a CDS encoding chemotaxis response regulator protein-glutamate methylesterase, which yields MSKIKVLVVDDSALMRQLITKILSSAPDIEVIGSASDPYKAREKILAQQPDVITLDVEMPRMDGLTFLSKLMRSRPTPVVMVSSLTEKGCDTTIRALEFGAVDFVTKPKVDVTNGMANVGDEIVEKVRIAARARVSRIDIPEAVVKEAVETDTSDALITSTHKVIAIGTSTGGTQALTQVLPRLPSNIPGIVIVIHMPPGFTGRFAKRLNELCQIQVKEATHADVILPGQALIAPGNFHMTVGRSGARYMVKLNEQAPVNQFRPSVDVLFNSCAKYVGSNALGVILTGMGYDGAEGMLAMNRAGAATIAQDQNSCVVFGMPNEAIKRGGVDTVMPLNQVADGIIKHAKKMTATV from the coding sequence ATGTCAAAAATCAAAGTGTTGGTCGTCGACGATTCAGCGTTGATGCGCCAACTGATTACGAAGATTCTTTCGAGTGCACCTGACATCGAGGTGATCGGGTCGGCTAGCGATCCATACAAGGCTCGCGAAAAAATCCTGGCACAACAACCCGACGTCATCACGCTTGACGTCGAAATGCCGCGAATGGATGGCCTCACGTTTCTTAGCAAACTGATGCGTTCACGTCCGACTCCTGTCGTGATGGTTTCATCGCTGACAGAAAAAGGATGCGATACGACCATCCGAGCCTTGGAATTCGGTGCCGTTGACTTTGTCACCAAACCCAAAGTCGACGTGACCAACGGCATGGCAAACGTCGGAGACGAAATCGTCGAAAAGGTTCGTATTGCGGCCCGCGCCCGCGTTTCGCGAATCGATATCCCTGAGGCGGTTGTCAAAGAAGCTGTCGAGACTGACACCTCGGATGCGTTGATCACCAGTACGCACAAAGTCATCGCGATCGGTACTTCGACAGGTGGTACCCAGGCGCTCACACAGGTGCTGCCGAGACTGCCTTCCAACATTCCCGGCATCGTGATCGTGATTCACATGCCTCCTGGATTTACGGGCCGTTTCGCAAAACGCTTGAACGAACTCTGCCAAATCCAAGTTAAAGAAGCCACTCACGCCGATGTGATTTTGCCAGGTCAAGCGTTGATCGCACCCGGTAATTTTCACATGACCGTCGGACGAAGCGGTGCACGCTACATGGTGAAACTCAATGAACAAGCTCCGGTCAACCAATTCCGCCCATCGGTTGACGTACTGTTCAATTCGTGTGCAAAGTACGTCGGTAGCAACGCGTTGGGCGTGATCCTGACGGGCATGGGTTACGACGGTGCAGAAGGAATGCTCGCGATGAATCGCGCAGGTGCAGCGACGATCGCACAGGACCAAAACAGTTGCGTCGTGTTCGGTATGCCCAATGAAGCGATCAAGCGTGGCGGGGTTGATACAGTGATGCCTCTGAACCAAGTCGCCGATGGTATCATCAAACACGCAAAGAAGATGACAGCGACCGTCTAG
- a CDS encoding CheR family methyltransferase has protein sequence MTTTDTQAQDAAQRATLRIPQFRLLRDLIYNSTGISLGDNKLDFVQSRLRKRLRHHNMSSFATYYDLLKSQGPDGAEMQEMINRITTNKTHFFREDHHFHYLRDVVFDRYVQEATRRERPRKLRIWCAAASTGEEPYTLAITTRDYFANQPGWDIRILATDIDTNVLQKCQEATYIPDQLLETPGEIVKQYFTPAKNQPGSLTVRPEVKQLVTFRQLNLLEDQWPIRTKFDVIFCRNVLIYFDQPTQDSVMRHMANYLADDGSLFIGHSESLSGLTSTYTRVGRTVYQHTNTARAAAPRPRLGSGVQINSPTPSLPSSHPGSANYRAPVNRPAPDLPKKSIIVGDVMASDKPVLISTILGSCIAVCLYDDAIKAGGMNHFALPSGNLGSRKIASFGVHAMELLINDIMQLGGDRRRLKAKVFGGANVLGMSSEENIGQKNVDFVRKFLGMEQIPITAEYLGGDQGMQVLFEPCSGKAKMKLLDQTKTMEAEKLDRAQSSHSDEPVADITLF, from the coding sequence ATGACGACCACAGATACTCAGGCGCAGGACGCCGCGCAGCGGGCAACACTTCGGATTCCACAGTTCCGCCTTTTGCGTGATTTGATTTACAACTCGACGGGTATTTCGCTGGGCGACAATAAGCTGGATTTCGTTCAATCCAGACTTCGAAAGCGTCTTCGTCATCACAACATGTCGTCGTTTGCGACGTACTACGACCTGCTGAAATCTCAAGGCCCCGACGGAGCCGAGATGCAGGAGATGATCAACCGCATCACGACGAACAAGACTCACTTCTTTCGCGAAGACCATCACTTCCATTATCTACGCGATGTTGTCTTTGACAGGTATGTCCAAGAAGCAACACGACGTGAACGTCCGCGAAAACTTCGCATCTGGTGCGCGGCAGCTTCGACCGGAGAAGAACCCTACACATTGGCAATCACCACGCGCGATTATTTTGCAAATCAGCCAGGCTGGGATATTCGAATCCTCGCTACTGACATCGACACGAATGTCTTGCAAAAATGCCAGGAAGCGACTTACATCCCAGACCAGCTTTTGGAAACGCCTGGCGAGATCGTCAAACAGTATTTCACGCCTGCGAAAAACCAGCCCGGTTCATTGACCGTCCGCCCGGAGGTCAAACAATTGGTCACTTTCCGACAATTGAATTTGTTGGAAGACCAATGGCCAATCCGCACGAAGTTCGATGTGATTTTCTGTCGCAACGTATTGATCTACTTTGACCAACCGACGCAGGACAGTGTGATGCGTCACATGGCAAACTATTTGGCCGACGATGGATCACTGTTCATCGGTCACTCGGAATCGCTGTCCGGTTTGACCAGCACCTACACGCGCGTCGGACGGACTGTCTATCAACACACAAACACGGCGAGGGCAGCCGCGCCTCGCCCGCGGTTGGGCAGCGGGGTACAGATTAACTCGCCGACGCCTAGCCTGCCTTCCAGCCACCCCGGATCAGCCAACTACAGGGCTCCGGTAAATCGCCCCGCGCCTGATCTGCCGAAGAAATCGATCATCGTCGGTGATGTCATGGCAAGTGACAAACCGGTGCTGATCAGTACGATCTTGGGATCCTGCATCGCGGTTTGCTTGTACGACGATGCGATTAAAGCTGGCGGGATGAATCACTTTGCGTTGCCGTCCGGAAATTTGGGCTCGCGAAAAATCGCTAGCTTTGGCGTCCATGCGATGGAATTGCTGATCAACGACATCATGCAACTTGGCGGTGACCGTCGCCGATTGAAAGCCAAAGTCTTTGGCGGTGCCAACGTCCTCGGGATGTCCAGCGAAGAAAACATTGGTCAAAAGAATGTCGACTTCGTTCGCAAGTTTCTCGGGATGGAACAAATCCCGATCACGGCTGAATACCTAGGTGGCGATCAAGGGATGCAAGTCCTGTTCGAGCCCTGCAGTGGGAAAGCCAAGATGAAGCTTCTCGATCAAACGAAAACGATGGAAGCCGAAAAATTGGATCGTGCTCAGAGCAGTCATTCGGACGAGCCGGTTGCAGATATCACACTGTTCTAA
- a CDS encoding methyl-accepting chemotaxis protein: MATTKPSNAKPTRRTPRKAARPAPAPEPIEELDAVDQVEQLMSVIDRAIDGDYSEEITVTGDDAVGHLADGLRTVLADLAETKDQLADSQGQLDAIGRSQAVIEFELDGTVITANDNFLAALGYRLDEIEGKHHRIFVSDKYASSNEYREFWNDLSSGKFKSDEFERFRKDGSSVWIQATYNPVFDADGKPVKVVKFASDITKAKLEAADHAGQINAISKSQAVIEFELDGTIRTANENFLSVVGYSLNEIQGKHHRMFVDRDHANSPEYRNFWADLAQGEFKAGEFLRQGRDGNAIWIQASYNPILDPSGKPYKVVKYASDITEAKKLLEQVAEAEKEATRQTERTNAAVVEIIDAVSDAQKGEYSKEITTTGDDAIGNLAEGMRKFIADKQVADVEIARVQSMMEQTPINTMFADTDYIIKYMNPASVNTLRQLQEFLPCRADEMVGQCIDIFHKNPSHQRRMLADPSQLPVKADIKVGPETLALLVSPIYDSKRQYLGAMVTWEVITERLAMEKQMKDKMEEDRVRSEETQRKVDVVLELVNSVADGCFDVTFPDLGSDGIGKVANAMGKAVASVRDALVEVREVSTTVATASTQMSSAAEEISRGAQQQAARLEETASSLEEITTTVKQNSENAQEARALANGSRDVASEGGKVVGDAVQAMREINASSKQISDIITTIDEIAFQTNLLALNAAVEAARAGEQGRGFAVVASEVRNLAQRSASSAKEIKSLIQDSASKVEKGTELVNKSGETLGEIVDSVKRVTDIVAEIAAASQEQLTGIEQVAKAVTQIDQLTQANASQTEEMAGTSGSVLNHARSLDEMVSRFQLGVGGSSSHHAPRAAATPAPRAASPSQPAGGSSHDDFMDF; encoded by the coding sequence ATGGCCACCACTAAACCTTCTAACGCTAAACCGACTCGACGCACTCCACGCAAAGCCGCACGCCCGGCTCCTGCGCCCGAACCGATCGAAGAATTGGATGCCGTCGATCAGGTCGAACAATTGATGTCAGTCATCGACCGAGCAATCGACGGTGACTACTCCGAAGAGATCACCGTGACCGGCGACGACGCGGTTGGACACTTGGCCGACGGTCTGCGCACCGTTCTGGCCGACCTTGCCGAGACGAAAGACCAACTGGCCGACTCGCAAGGCCAACTTGACGCGATCGGCCGATCCCAAGCCGTCATCGAATTCGAACTCGATGGAACGGTCATCACTGCCAACGACAACTTCCTTGCCGCACTCGGTTACCGCCTGGACGAGATCGAAGGAAAGCATCACCGCATCTTTGTTAGCGACAAATACGCTAGCAGCAACGAATACCGCGAATTCTGGAACGATCTTTCCAGCGGCAAATTTAAATCGGATGAATTCGAACGATTCCGCAAAGACGGCTCATCGGTCTGGATCCAAGCCACTTACAACCCCGTCTTTGATGCCGACGGAAAGCCAGTCAAGGTTGTAAAATTTGCAAGCGATATCACCAAGGCAAAACTTGAAGCAGCCGACCATGCTGGCCAGATCAATGCGATCAGTAAGTCGCAAGCGGTCATCGAATTCGAACTCGATGGTACCATCCGTACCGCCAATGAAAACTTCCTGTCGGTTGTTGGCTATTCGCTGAACGAAATCCAAGGCAAACATCACCGAATGTTTGTTGACCGCGACCATGCCAACAGTCCGGAATACCGCAACTTCTGGGCGGACCTTGCCCAAGGTGAATTCAAAGCGGGTGAGTTCCTACGCCAAGGCCGCGACGGCAATGCGATTTGGATCCAAGCTTCTTACAACCCAATCCTTGATCCGAGCGGAAAACCGTACAAGGTCGTGAAATACGCCTCGGACATCACCGAAGCGAAAAAGCTACTTGAACAAGTGGCCGAAGCTGAAAAAGAAGCGACTCGCCAAACCGAGCGAACCAACGCAGCCGTTGTCGAAATCATCGATGCTGTCAGCGACGCACAAAAAGGCGAGTACAGCAAAGAGATCACCACCACAGGCGACGATGCTATCGGCAACTTGGCCGAAGGCATGCGAAAGTTCATCGCCGATAAGCAAGTGGCCGACGTCGAAATCGCTCGCGTCCAGTCGATGATGGAGCAAACACCGATCAATACGATGTTTGCCGATACCGATTACATCATCAAGTACATGAACCCAGCGTCAGTCAACACGCTGCGACAGTTGCAGGAGTTCCTTCCCTGCCGTGCGGATGAGATGGTCGGACAGTGCATCGACATTTTCCACAAAAACCCATCGCATCAACGCCGCATGTTGGCCGACCCAAGCCAATTGCCGGTCAAAGCGGATATCAAAGTCGGCCCCGAAACGCTGGCGTTGTTGGTCAGCCCGATCTACGATTCCAAACGCCAATACCTCGGTGCCATGGTGACCTGGGAGGTCATCACCGAACGTCTGGCGATGGAAAAGCAAATGAAGGACAAGATGGAGGAAGACCGCGTTCGTTCGGAAGAAACGCAGCGTAAGGTCGACGTTGTCCTCGAACTGGTCAACAGTGTTGCCGACGGATGTTTCGATGTGACCTTCCCCGACTTGGGGTCAGACGGCATCGGCAAAGTTGCCAACGCGATGGGCAAAGCGGTCGCATCGGTAAGAGATGCATTGGTTGAAGTCCGCGAAGTTTCGACAACGGTTGCGACAGCATCGACTCAGATGTCCAGCGCCGCCGAAGAGATCTCCCGTGGTGCTCAGCAACAAGCCGCACGACTGGAAGAAACCGCTTCCAGCTTGGAAGAGATCACCACCACGGTGAAGCAGAACAGCGAGAACGCACAAGAGGCTCGCGCCCTTGCGAACGGTTCGCGTGATGTTGCTTCCGAAGGCGGTAAAGTCGTCGGCGATGCGGTCCAGGCGATGCGTGAAATCAACGCTTCGTCGAAACAGATCTCCGACATCATCACGACGATCGACGAAATCGCGTTCCAAACCAATCTCTTGGCCCTCAACGCGGCTGTCGAAGCGGCACGAGCCGGTGAACAAGGTCGTGGGTTCGCGGTTGTCGCGTCAGAGGTTCGCAACTTGGCACAACGCAGTGCTTCGTCAGCGAAAGAAATTAAGAGCCTGATTCAAGATTCAGCCAGCAAGGTCGAAAAGGGAACCGAGCTGGTCAACAAGTCAGGGGAGACATTGGGAGAAATCGTCGACTCGGTCAAACGTGTCACCGACATCGTTGCCGAAATCGCCGCGGCCTCGCAAGAACAGCTCACCGGTATCGAACAGGTTGCCAAAGCGGTAACGCAAATCGATCAACTGACTCAGGCGAACGCCAGCCAAACCGAAGAGATGGCTGGAACGTCCGGTTCGGTGCTTAACCACGCACGCAGCCTGGACGAGATGGTCAGCCGATTCCAACTGGGTGTCGGCGGAAGCTCATCGCATCATGCACCACGGGCAGCGGCTACACCCGCCCCACGTGCAGCAAGTCCCTCGCAACCTGCGGGCGGATCAAGCCACGATGACTTTATGGATTTTTAA
- a CDS encoding chemotaxis protein CheW yields MTITQEQELLEQAAEIAQIAEMTDLSTEGNQFLTFTLQDEEFGIEILRVQEIKGLSRITPIPNMPYYIRGVMNLRGTVVPIIDLRAKFAMPQVDYNQFTVIIVVTIGEKVIGLVVDAVSDVLNVAEENIESAPDLGGQADTTFMTGIAKSGERLITLLNMEDLIGAETISM; encoded by the coding sequence ATGACCATCACCCAAGAACAAGAACTACTTGAACAGGCGGCCGAGATCGCCCAAATCGCTGAAATGACTGACCTGTCGACCGAAGGGAACCAGTTCCTGACGTTCACACTGCAGGACGAGGAATTCGGCATCGAGATCCTGCGCGTTCAAGAAATCAAAGGCCTGTCGCGGATCACACCGATCCCCAACATGCCGTACTACATCCGCGGCGTTATGAACCTACGTGGGACCGTGGTCCCCATCATCGACTTGCGTGCAAAGTTCGCGATGCCACAAGTCGACTACAACCAGTTCACCGTCATCATCGTCGTCACGATCGGTGAGAAAGTGATCGGCCTGGTTGTCGACGCGGTAAGCGACGTCCTGAACGTCGCCGAAGAGAACATCGAATCGGCACCTGATCTTGGTGGCCAAGCCGACACGACTTTCATGACCGGCATCGCCAAATCGGGCGAACGTCTAATCACGTTGCTGAACATGGAAGATTTGATCGGGGCTGAAACCATATCGATGTAG
- a CDS encoding chemotaxis protein CheA: MKVDMRQFLESFFDEASEHIENMEAALLQLESTPDDTELLNTIFRAAHSIKGASSTFGVHGVGEFTHVLESLLDRMRDGEIQVTSETTEVLLASVDVLSGLLSAARDGTAEPTNTAEVVARLEEINGGKSSHASGDDDQPAEAAAEPSSGVYDVLFRPSSHFFHLGLDPLLLLRDLEECGTVSEMKLDWSQLPSIAEMDPESSYLAWTLTLQSDRDESELQDVFMFVDDETTVEFNKPEPPAAEEPVADEQEETTAIAKADGKAPAAKASGTLQRESVRVNGERLDSMINQIGELVIGISMVEQEWAEISGGTDSAAIVQLSKIVRDLQEQSLSLRMVPVAATFQKMARIVRDLSNRLGKKINFEVSGEETELDKTVVDQIGDPLIHMIRNSVDHGIETPEKRVAAGKPAEGHISVRAYHQGGNIFIELKDDGKGMDLDRIRQKAIDRGIVHKDDKLSQQEICELVFHAGLSTAEQVTDVSGRGVGMDVVRRNIEELKGSVTLNSQPGIGTTVTVRLPLTLAILDGLLISLGSEVYVIPLLSVVESFRPRKNEVKRLANNMDVVQVRGEVVPILHLHSILNITEAQSDPCQGLLVIVEDHDTKFALLVDDLIGQQQAVIKNLEANFRKVNGIAGATILGDGRVALILDIVSLKSLTR; this comes from the coding sequence ATGAAGGTCGACATGCGTCAGTTCCTGGAGTCGTTTTTCGATGAAGCTTCCGAGCACATCGAAAACATGGAAGCTGCCCTGCTGCAGCTCGAAAGTACACCCGACGACACGGAACTGCTCAATACAATTTTTCGCGCCGCACACTCCATCAAAGGAGCGAGTTCCACTTTCGGCGTTCACGGAGTTGGCGAGTTCACCCACGTGCTCGAAAGCTTGCTGGACCGAATGCGCGATGGAGAAATCCAAGTCACCAGCGAAACAACCGAAGTGTTGCTCGCTTCCGTCGATGTGCTAAGCGGATTGCTATCCGCAGCCCGCGATGGAACTGCCGAACCGACGAATACCGCCGAAGTCGTCGCCCGCCTTGAAGAAATCAACGGTGGCAAAAGCTCACACGCCTCCGGCGACGATGATCAACCGGCCGAGGCTGCCGCTGAACCCAGCTCGGGTGTTTACGACGTTCTGTTTCGCCCATCGAGCCACTTTTTTCACCTCGGACTTGATCCGCTGCTGCTGCTGCGCGATCTGGAAGAATGTGGCACCGTTTCGGAAATGAAGCTCGATTGGTCGCAGCTGCCATCCATTGCCGAGATGGACCCAGAATCATCCTACTTGGCTTGGACGTTGACACTTCAATCAGATCGCGATGAAAGCGAACTGCAGGACGTGTTCATGTTCGTCGATGATGAAACCACCGTCGAATTCAATAAGCCTGAACCGCCTGCTGCTGAAGAACCCGTTGCTGATGAGCAAGAGGAAACGACTGCTATTGCAAAGGCCGACGGAAAAGCCCCAGCGGCAAAGGCATCCGGAACACTTCAACGAGAATCGGTTCGAGTCAACGGCGAACGACTCGACAGCATGATCAACCAAATCGGCGAACTGGTCATCGGTATCAGTATGGTCGAACAGGAGTGGGCCGAAATCAGCGGTGGAACCGATTCGGCTGCCATCGTTCAGCTCAGCAAGATCGTCCGTGATCTACAGGAACAGAGCTTGTCGCTGCGGATGGTTCCGGTTGCGGCAACGTTCCAGAAGATGGCACGAATCGTTCGTGACCTCAGCAACCGTCTCGGAAAGAAAATCAACTTCGAAGTCTCTGGTGAAGAGACCGAGTTGGACAAGACGGTGGTTGACCAAATTGGTGACCCGCTGATTCACATGATCCGAAACTCGGTCGACCACGGTATCGAAACACCTGAAAAGCGTGTTGCCGCCGGAAAGCCCGCCGAAGGCCATATCTCGGTCCGCGCCTACCATCAAGGTGGCAATATCTTTATCGAGTTGAAAGACGACGGTAAAGGAATGGACCTCGATCGGATTCGCCAGAAAGCGATCGATCGCGGCATCGTTCATAAGGATGACAAGCTTTCGCAGCAGGAGATCTGCGAACTTGTGTTCCACGCCGGCCTTTCGACCGCCGAACAAGTCACCGACGTGTCGGGACGTGGCGTCGGAATGGACGTGGTCCGCCGGAATATCGAAGAACTAAAAGGAAGTGTGACACTGAACTCGCAACCCGGCATCGGCACGACAGTGACGGTCCGGTTGCCGTTGACGCTGGCCATCTTGGATGGCTTGTTGATCAGCCTGGGTTCAGAAGTCTATGTGATCCCACTGTTGTCAGTTGTCGAATCGTTCCGGCCTCGCAAGAACGAAGTCAAGCGACTGGCAAACAACATGGATGTTGTTCAGGTCCGTGGCGAAGTCGTTCCGATTTTGCACCTCCACTCGATCTTGAACATCACCGAAGCCCAGTCAGATCCGTGCCAAGGCTTGCTAGTGATTGTGGAAGATCACGATACGAAATTCGCACTGTTGGTGGACGACCTGATCGGCCAGCAACAGGCCGTGATTAAAAACCTCGAAGCGAATTTCCGCAAAGTCAATGGAATCGCAGGGGCGACCATTTTGGGAGACGGGCGCGTGGCCCTGATCCTCGACATCGTCAGTCTGAAGTCTTTGACAAGGTAG
- a CDS encoding response regulator yields MANTALVVDDSTSMRQMVSFTLRDSGFEVIEAGNGEEALKNVAGKDVKVVVTDLNMPVMDGMTLIRRLRADAKFKFTPILMLTTESQDSKKQEGRAAGATGWIVKPFNPEQLMQVINKVVR; encoded by the coding sequence ATGGCTAACACTGCGCTAGTGGTTGACGACTCCACGTCAATGCGACAAATGGTCTCCTTCACGCTGAGGGACTCCGGTTTCGAAGTAATCGAGGCTGGCAACGGCGAAGAAGCGTTGAAGAACGTCGCGGGCAAAGACGTGAAGGTTGTCGTCACCGACCTGAACATGCCCGTGATGGATGGCATGACGTTGATCCGCAGACTGCGGGCCGATGCCAAATTCAAATTCACACCGATCCTGATGCTGACAACGGAATCGCAAGATTCCAAAAAGCAAGAAGGTCGGGCTGCAGGGGCAACCGGTTGGATCGTCAAACCATTCAATCCTGAACAGCTAATGCAAGTGATCAATAAGGTCGTACGGTAA